Part of the Drosophila pseudoobscura strain MV-25-SWS-2005 chromosome 2, UCI_Dpse_MV25, whole genome shotgun sequence genome, TTTTGGGCTGCCGGCAGTAATGAAGCGGAAGAAAGAAACGACGTAAACGTGAATCGTAACAGATGGACAAAATGATCGCCCCCCGAGATAGGGAGGAGCACAAGAATGCCAGAGGCGGTACACAAAGGGGAAACAAGGTGGGAGAGGGGTTGTTTGTCCTAAAAAAAACTACATATTCCCTGAATCTTGCGAATTATGTTTACTCTTCTTAATGTAAACACTCCAAATGTTATGCCGCAAAATCCAGCCTCTCACAACCCCAGCCCCTGACAGCGGACGCCCTAGCACAGCCCAGCCTTCACTACACCAGCACCAAACAGAGAGCACACGCAAGTAAAACAATTAAATCTTGGCGTACAATAATTTTGCAGCTGGTGTAGTGAACCGATTAGAAGAAGAAGACGGGCGCAcgaagagaaaaaaacaataacatgAAAGAGGTGGGATTCAGCGGCCGACGTTTTTGATACCCTGGCAGGTATATGGTTCATATTGCATGagatgtatatttatttatgtaaatatattacGTCGTACAGTGATTTTCTGAAGAATTCAAGTTTATCTTTTCAAGATTTATCTTCCCTATGGAAGAGTACTGCTTGCTTACGCAAAGGGGCCTGTCTGATTGATTACTTTCCTTTAGAACATATCCGAGAGACAAATTTCCAATAATAATGACTCAGCTGTCTATGTCTTCACAACATCTCGTCAAAATCATCACGCTATCTGTTAGGGTATAAAAACGAAAAGGGAAAGAAGAAGCAATGCTTAAGCTAATTGAAGCGATCGAATATGGAGaggccgctgtcgctgctgccggGTAAATCAGTTAAAATCGAAGCGTTCGCCGCAACGGAACGCGATCCAGTGAGCGAGTCGAGAACTATCTAGAGATCGCCAGAAATAACACATCCAGAAAGAACGGCATTGACATTCAAGCGGGCGTTAATTGCTGACTCCCTACCTCCCACCCCTTCTACTCATCGATCGGGCGGCCGGGGTCAAGTGCTGTCAATTGAAAGTGTCAGGTGGCAGCCATGAGGCAACTGCCGCTACTGCTCTGGTTCTCACTGTGGCCGGTTCTGGCCAGATCCGACACCATTTGCAGCTCCCTGGAGCTGAACAAGGTCGCGGACTTTCAGAAACTCCAAAACTGTACCCACGTGGTCGGACACGTACGGATTGCCTATGTGGACCTGCCTGCAGCGGGCAATACAAGCCTGGAACTGCTCGCGAGCAATGTCACGGAGATTAGCGACTATCTGATGGTGTATCGGTGCTCGGGGCTGCTCACCCTGGAGGCGATATTTCCCAAGTTGCGCATCATTCGGGGTCAGGCCTTGCTCTTCGATCAATATGCCCTCGTCGTATACGAGAATCGGAATCTGCGAGAACTGGGCTTGGTCGAGCTGTTGCGCATTCAAAACGGTTTCATTCGCATCGAAACGAATCCGATGCTGTGCTTCGTGGAGACCGTGGACTGGATGCACCTCCTGGGCAATAGGAGCCAGCAGCATTTTTCCCTCAAGGTAACAAAAGGCACTTATTATAGAAAGGTTTTGAATGCATATCGTGTATCTTTACAGCACAACAAACCTCCCAGCCATTGTCCAGTGTGTGGAGGCTTGGCAGCTGACTATGCCTTCCGCAAGAACATCTCTGATTTTTGCTGGAACATGAACTCCACTCAGATCCGACCTACTCCGCCCCGCCTCGAGGGCTGTCCGGTGGCCTGCGGTCTTAATGGGTGCGACAATGCGGGCAACTGTTGCCAGCATAGTTGCGTCACGGAATGCTCGGATCAGAACTGTACGCTGTGTGCCAAATATCAGAGTAAGGGAAAATGCGTAGATCAGTGCGTGATAAGCTACGAATTACATAAGAGGCAGTGCATCAGCCATAAGGAGTGCCGTCAGTTGGGTATGATACCGCTCACTCGCGGATATCGCTGTGCGGAAAAATGTCCCCCCAATCAGAAGGAAGTACGGGATCCAAATGGATTGGCCAATTGTCAAGTGGAGTGTAAGGGTGTGTTCCATGTGAAGAGTGGGGCGGACCTGGAACGTTTACAAGACTGTGTGACCATCAATGGATCACTAATCATCGAATTAACTAACATAAAGGGTGAGGCTTTTTCTTAGATGAATTTATGTTAAGctaatttttcattttagaGAAAATTGTGGCTTCTTTGGAGCAGTCATTGGGGAGTCTCAAGGAAATCACTGGCTATCTGAAAGTCTTACACTCTGCCCAGCTGATGTCTTTGTCGTTTCTACAGAATTTGGATTTAATACGAGGTGATCAGCTGATTGAAAACAAGTGAGTGACTAAAACTTTGACTGAACTTATTTATTCTATTGTATTCATTTCCAGATATGCTCTCTTTGTGGTAAACAACCATCACCTGGAGAATATTTGGCCACCCAATCATCAGGTGCTCGTTCAACGTGGCTCTATCTTCTTTCACCTGAACCCCCGCCTCTGCCATGAAAAGATTCTACAGCTGGAGCCTTCGCTGAAGAGTGTTCAACAGATATCAGTGGCAGATGTCTCTCCTAACTCAAATGGCGAGCGCATCATCTGTGGCGATGCAGTGCGGACCTTAAATCCAGTTGTTGACGATTTGAGTGCCACCGCAGTACGCATTATCTTGGACTATATGGACTGGGAGGGCATGGAGACATTGATTGGATATTGCTACTACTATAAGGAAGCCCCCCAACGCAATGTGACCATGTACGATGGACGACATGGTTGCGGGCACGACAAGTGAGTGAGGGTctagaaaaattaaaaaatttatcCCAAGTTTACATCGTTTTGCAGTTGGCTCATGGATGTCTCGGCCACCAAGAGTCGTCGTCATGTCATTTCCGGCCTTAAACCCTTTACCCAGTATGCACTTTTCGTAAAGACTCTAACACGAACCGACTATCATATGCAGATTGATGCGTATTCAAAAATCTTCTACTTTCAAACGTTGCCAGACAAACCCAGTCCCGTGGCAAGGATCTATGGCAGTTCGGAGCTCAGTACACAGATTGTAAGGATATATAAAACTTTGAATCTCTACCTATTTATGCTCTTTTCTTGTTCTATGACAGCTGCTTCATTGGTGGCCTCCACGTCGTCCGAACGGCATCATCAACAAATACTATGTGACCTATGAGCCTCACAATCTCACTCAAGCAGAGCAGGGGAAAAACTATTTGAATCCGAGGCCTACTAATGTGAGCTACTTGGATTGTCAGTGCGATGATGTGACGTCCTACGATTCGGGCCCACAGCCAGACGACGAGGATTACTACAACAAGGAGCAGATCACCTACGAAGACGCCTTGCCCAATTTAATCTATGTTTCGTAGGTTTTTTCCTAAATTAATTCAAATCTATAAAAGGATTACATTTGTTGTTCTCTTTAGACGGCGCCAGGAACAGCCCAAGAAAGATAAGTTTGAGAAAGTAATTGACTTTGATGATCTCAAGGCTGGCAAGAAGAAAGAACAACGATCGAACCCACCAACAACCACTCCATCGCCCACCAATCTAACCATCACTCAGGAAAAGCTGGCTGCCCTCCAATACGAACTATATCGTAACTTTAGTGAGAACCGACAACGGGCCGTCCAGGATGTGGATATCAGCAGTTTACAGATCCCTCATGCCATGAAAAAGTGCCAGGATGCCCATGCCTCTGTGGGCCAGAGGGTGGAGGAGAAATGCACTGTCGAGGAGGAGATGAATGGTATCGAATTGCCTGGCACTCAGCATTACTATTACCTAAATCAACTCAAACCAGAGTCCTTCTACCGGGTTACAGTACGAGCCTGCGTCGATGGAGTGATCAATGGCTGCTCCAATCCCACGGAAGCCCTGGTCAAGACCACCAGCCTGCGCGTGGAGCAACTGATGAAGAGCACCTAGGGGTATCTAAGGGGGAAGAAATATTTGGACAATTTCTGTGGAAGAAGAAAGCTACAACGGGATGATCCCCGAAACCGATTTGTATTACCTGACAAGTGATAAATGTTAACTGAGTATTCGTAAATGTCTTAGCTGTAGTTGCTCAATGTTCCTCGAAATGTATTGTAAATGTAAAGCAAATCTTCCAAAGCGACAACAGTTTTCATCAATCTATGCTAATTTGACTTATCAGCCTCGTTTGAGCTTAACACAGAACGGAGGA contains:
- the Sdr gene encoding insulin-like peptide receptor, translating into MRQLPLLLWFSLWPVLARSDTICSSLELNKVADFQKLQNCTHVVGHVRIAYVDLPAAGNTSLELLASNVTEISDYLMVYRCSGLLTLEAIFPKLRIIRGQALLFDQYALVVYENRNLRELGLVELLRIQNGFIRIETNPMLCFVETVDWMHLLGNRSQQHFSLKHNKPPSHCPVCGGLAADYAFRKNISDFCWNMNSTQIRPTPPRLEGCPVACGLNGCDNAGNCCQHSCVTECSDQNCTLCAKYQSKGKCVDQCVISYELHKRQCISHKECRQLGMIPLTRGYRCAEKCPPNQKEVRDPNGLANCQVECKGVFHVKSGADLERLQDCVTINGSLIIELTNIKEKIVASLEQSLGSLKEITGYLKVLHSAQLMSLSFLQNLDLIRGDQLIENKYALFVVNNHHLENIWPPNHQVLVQRGSIFFHLNPRLCHEKILQLEPSLKSVQQISVADVSPNSNGERIICGDAVRTLNPVVDDLSATAVRIILDYMDWEGMETLIGYCYYYKEAPQRNVTMYDGRHGCGHDNWLMDVSATKSRRHVISGLKPFTQYALFVKTLTRTDYHMQIDAYSKIFYFQTLPDKPSPVARIYGSSELSTQILLHWWPPRRPNGIINKYYVTYEPHNLTQAEQGKNYLNPRPTNVSYLDCQCDDVTSYDSGPQPDDEDYYNKEQITYEDALPNLIYVSRRQEQPKKDKFEKVIDFDDLKAGKKKEQRSNPPTTTPSPTNLTITQEKLAALQYELYRNFSENRQRAVQDVDISSLQIPHAMKKCQDAHASVGQRVEEKCTVEEEMNGIELPGTQHYYYLNQLKPESFYRVTVRACVDGVINGCSNPTEALVKTTSLRVEQLMKST